gagagagagaaggtgagaaacaaatgcaaataccATCCAATCAACATTTCCATTAAATTAATCTTtcagtgctcacacacacacacacacacacacacacacacacacacacacacacagctaataaAACCCAGCTCACTCGAGCACTGGCGCTAGGAGGTTAATGTATTCAACACGTCTCTCTCACCCAAAAATAACATGTAAAAGACCAGGAAGGGaaaacagaaaaggaaaaaactcACTCTTATACACATCTCGATTCTGTCTTTAAACGACTCGGCACCGGCACCAGCACCGGCACCGGCATCGGCACCGGCACGCAGGTGCGCTGATTTCTTTACAGTAACATTTACAACCACGCGCCGTGAAACATTTCAATAACAAAGTGGAGCGAGAGAAAGGCGGTCCTTCAGGGACGTCACGATTGTAGAAACTCCGCAGCCTTGGGACACGAGGCGTCACGTCGACGTCGTCACGACGCGCGTCAGCCGGAgcgctcttcgattcacgtgcgtcggacACGcgtacggctaaaaggtctcctTTACCAGCAACCATCACTGGCAAAAATGTCAAAGCGGAGGCCATCGAGTGCGCTTACGCGTACGTTACAAACTATCAAAGCTAGCTAGCGGACAAACCCAGACCCGTCTAAACCGTTCACCGCCACCGCTATTACGCCATGTTGTGGCTTCTCAAGCCAGTTCCTCGACCTGAGCGACACTTTCAGCTCCCGCCTGGTGCAACACCGTGCCGCCATTCGAAATGTTCGCCGCGCACGAACACAGAAGTCTTTTCCCATGTCCGAGTCTGGTCAGGTGGACGAAGGAGAAGGCGTTACAAACAACACGTGGaggagggattttttttcttggacacagagagagagagattttagcaGAGAAATAGCGCACGGGTTATTTCAGGCGGGGCGTGTCTATCCCTGAGCAAACAGCGAGCCAAAGGTCAGCCTCTGTAAGAACCCGAGGCAGCGGCAACGCCGTCGAGGTCAGAGGTCATCCAGGCGTACGTTTAAGCCACAGCCCTGCGAGCTTTGATCTCCTGATCCGGAGCGCTCGCCGCCGTGGCGTCTTGAAACGCGACCGCAGGAATGGACGAGGATCTGAGTCAGCTACACGGGCTAAACCACTTCACAGAGCGGCGGGGGGAAGACGGGAGCACCGCAACATCTGCACGCCACCGCATTCCTCTCTAATGGACtgaagcttttttcttttttcttttttttttttgcgagctCCGCATCGAGACCACTTCAGAGGACGACGAGGAGAGAACGAAAAAGACGAGGATAAAatacgcccccccccccccccacttcctTCCCCCGCCACATCTGGAGCGGGACCGGTTCTACGACTCCGGGCCCCGCACAGCAGGTTAGGGGCTCCGGAGGTGAGGAAAGACAACAGTGCGATTGCGGAAAGAAAAACAGGTCACTCTGCATCGCAAGACTGGATCCTGGGTCAGCTTTCAAGCGCAGGGACTCAAGCAGAGCTGGCCAACGATCTGggcctttttattttataagcaACACtgcagttaaaataaaatgaaatgaaacgaaaGTAGAAAACATCTGGGCCAAACCCGGACTCCGTTAGGGTGAAGTGTGCTCTGGGTAAACTGGCCTGACCTTATAAACTCCACCTTTGAGAACAAGCAGAGACAGCACGTCTACAGAAGCCACGAACGTCCAGATAAACGTCACGTTTAATAACCGAGGGAGAGAAACGGTTCCCGAGGACGCCAGATGTGACGAGTTACGTGGGTCCTGTGACCATCCTGATGCTTAACACGTGGCCGGTGCAACCGGAATCCCCTCGAAAGCCTTCCACAGTGACACGCCGGCCTCGTTACACCGCACGCAAACTCTCCAAACTGCCGCTTTCTACATCCCCCTACATTCTCCAGCAGGTCATCAGATCCGGTCCGACACGCCGGCCGGAATCGCGCGCTAAAAACCCACCGCGTGCTTGCTTTTAAGGGCTTTTAACAGGTCTTTTAAGGGCGGTGTTCATAGAGCTACATAAGCCTGTCATGACAGCTGACAAAACCCTAACCAACATTTATAGATATTTATTAGAGTAGGTAAGAGTTCACTTAAGGGCGGTGTTCACAGAGCTACATAAGCCTGTCATGACCGGCAAACATTTACAAATCCTTATTCCAACCTGTACCAGTTCACTCGAGATAGTGTTCATAGAGCGACATAAGCCTGCCATGAACACCATCAAGAACAGGTCACTTAAGGCCGTGCTCAGAGAACTGAATAAGCTTTTCGTAAACGTGTCCGGAACCTTTTTACAGCTCGCTTCAGTTGTTATAACGACGTACGTTAAGTTGACATAACCTGAGCCAAGTGACGGATcaggttattttttaaagctattTATATGTAAGTGAAGAGTTTTAGAAGACGTTTACGAACACCTACGACAAGACATCACGTCATAACACCGAAATGAGTTATGTATACGTGTCCTCGGACTTTAAACTACACTACCGTTACTCGTTTGTTATAACCTTCTAATGTCACGCCCAACAGAAATCAGGTCAAGCGGACATCAGAATGATCAACAGGAGTCTTTATGACAGGTGGCGTCTTCGTGAATAAGGCTTTGCAGATGTGTGTGCAGATTCGTGTCGGTTGTCATTATAGGTTTATGTAGGTCTTATGTAGCCCTATGAAGGCTAGACTTATGTGAAGCTTATGTAGGTCTTATGTAGCCCTATGAAGGCTAGACTTATGTGAAGCCTATGTAGGTCTTATGTAGCCCTATGAATGCTTGACTTATGTGACGCCTATGTAGGTCTTATGTAGCCCTATGAATGCTTGACTTATGTGACGCCTATGTAGGTCTTATGTAGCCCTATGAATGCTTGACTTATGTGAAGCTTATGTAGGTCTTATGTAGCCCTATGAATGCTTGACTTATGTGAAGCCTATGTAGGTCTTATGTAGCCCTATGAATGTTTGACTTATGTGAAGCTTATGTAGGTCTTATGTAGCCCTATGAATGTTTGACTTATGTGAAGCCTATGTAGGTCTTATGTAGCCCTATGAATGCTTGACTTATGTGAAGCTTATGTAGGTCTTATGTAGCCCTATGAATGCTTGACTTATGTGAAGCCTATGTAGGTCTTATGTAGCCGTATGAATGCTTGACTTATGTGAAGCTTATGTAGGTCTTATGTAGCCATATGAATGCTTGACTTATGTGAAGCTTATGTAGGTCTTATGTAGCCATATGAATGCTTGACTTATGTGAAGCTTATGTAGGTCTTATGTAGCCCTATGAATGCTTGACTTATGTGAAGCCTATGTAGGTCTTATGTAGCCGTATGAATGCTTGACTTATGTGAAGCCTATGTAGGTCTTATGTAGCCCTATGAATGCTTGACTTATGTGAAGCTTATGTAGGTCTTATGTAGCCCTATGAATGCTTGACTTATGTGAAGCCTATGTAGGTCTTATGTAGCCCTATGAATGTTTGACTTATGTGAAGCTTATGTAGGTCTTATGTAGCCCTATGAATGCTTGACTTATGTGAAGCCTATGTAGGTCTTATGTAGCCCTATGAATGCCTGACTTATGTGAAGCTTATGTAGGTCTTATGTAGCCCTATGAATGCCTGACTTATGTGAAGCTTATGTAGGTCTTATGTAGCCCTATGAAGGCTAGACTTATGTGAAAATTGACTGGTTTTCTTCCGTTGCGGAGACTCTGTCGGCGACTGATTCTTAAAGTCAGTTGTCGTAACATTCTCAGGTCATGTCCTCAAAGTGTCATAACCCAACGGTACTACGTAGCTCTATGAAGCCcagactgacttttttttatatcggtaagacagaaaaaaaaaaaagaactctgTGTTTTTATACCTATCAGCGATTGAGAATCGGCGCCGGGCCTGTGGTTGACCAGCTCGTACTGGAAGGCTGTGATCCTCCGGCTGATGTCTCTCTGAGGCACGGCCTCGATGAACAGCGCCCCCTCGTGGATGCCGAAGCAGTGCACTTTGCCTTCGGCTTGCTGGGCCTCGCGGAGCAGCAGGCGCAGTTTACCCATCCGCTCCAGGTAGACGTGCGTGCCGCTCGATTCCCGGGACGGTTTGATGCACACGGAGAGGTGGGCGGCGGCCGGAGACGCCACATTGGGCCGCAGGTTGACGATGATGGCGCCCGTCGGGTACAGCCACTCGAGAGAGCCCTGAGAGCAGCGGAGGTACACCTGCTCCACATCGCGTGCGTGTCCTTCATGTGTCAAACCACTGCGAGGGACGGAAAGGGCGTGTCAGGTTAAAATGACTCGATATTTTAATATTCCACAGCACcactttaaacattattttttttctttttttaaaaaccctcaaCAAACTATGAGTTTAGtcatacttttatttaacttcTACAGCAAGTACAAATCAGCGGCGTGCAATATGATCAAATGCTAAGCGGTCCCTCCAGGAgtttgtgattttgcgatcgcagaaacgaaccAAGCGAACGCCGCGACATTCGGAGGAGCGTgcgatttttctaaattaccgcagagtTTCCGCAGATCTGTTCCGAgacacgtcacgtgacgtcatcacgacagCTAAAAGgacttatttaccaacaaacatcaccgtgaaagatcgtgcagaacaatttcgtgcgactgcgatttcgccgattcgagCAGTTTTccgcaattaaaaaaaaaacaaaaaacagaatcGAGTATTTTTGGCCGCGacaatcaagaaaaaaaacctcagcgaAATCCTAAATAAACTTACACATAAACAGCAGAAGTTGTTTTCTCGCGCTGTCCTTTAagagacccagagagagagaaagagagagagagagacagagagataaagagcgagaaagaaagagagacagtgagagagacaggagacagacagagagagacggacagagagagagaaagagagagagagagacatggagttCGAGTGGATAACTATCTCCCATGGATTCTCCGCACGGACGTTTTCTTTAACCGACTCGTCCTCCGCACGGACGTTTTCTTTATCCGACTCGTCCTCCGCACAGACAGCGGTCAGAAAATACCGTCAGCTTCATCTGATTGTTTTAATGAATCATTCGGCTTCAAAGGAAACTCCAGAGGTTTAGATTAATCGCTGAGAGCAGTCTGAGCCTAAAGCCGAACCTAACGCCAGAGGATTGTCTCTGTGGCTCGAAGAATGCGTTTAATAACTTCATATCCTCTGGCACGAGGTGTTACGGCAGTCCGTGTAGCGCCGCTACTGCGTGACTGATCACGTGTGGCTGCTGCTGAGTTCATAAAGTAAAGAGGGGGGGCTACTTAATGTTTAGCGCCCTCTGCTGTCTGCGAGCTGATCAGCGACTACAATGAAATCATCGACAAGGTAACACTTAAACATTTCTACTAATAATAACTGCACCTTCAAGCGATATTCTAGAAATTTCCGCTTCACTGAACAGTGACGCGAGTCTACACGTTGCCATGGCGTTCTGATGTCGTGCTTAGAAAATGCTGTAATATGTCATCGGAAATCTACGTAACATAGATTTGACTCTATTTCCGGGTcaccacaattttttttcaaacacaaGCCTGAAATAAAGAAACTACCCAATACTGCAAATCAGAGGCTTTTTGAAGGTTCTTATAAAACGTTATGATTATcgcaggtcttttttttttttttttggagcacttttaaaaatgacagacTGCCCCTTTAAACAACATTCTAGAAGTTTCCACTCAACTGTGGAATGATCTCACACCATATGACTCGCGTCTTATCACTATGATGCCAGTCCAAACGTCATCTAAAATCAACCTCACCTGACTTATTTTCCACCGGGTctatttcagggccagaaaagcGTAAACAGAAACcagaaataaagaaactagTCAAATGTATTAGACGGCAAAACTGAACAGCTAAGCTAGTCTTAAAATGATACGACGATTGTAGGTCTATGggcacttttaaaaatgacacacGGCCCCTTTAAACAAAATTCTAGAAGTTTCCACAAAATTGTGAACTGCTCTCACACCCCTGAACTATGACGCAAGTTCGAACGTCATCTAAAATCAATGCCACATGACTTATGTCCATTGGGTCTATTTCCgggccagaaaagtgtaaatAGAAGCCAGaaataaccctaaccttaaccctacccctaacccgAGTCAAATTTATTAAACAGCAAAACTGAACATCCAAAGCTACTCTTAAAATGATATGATTATTACAGGTCTAcaagaactttttaaaaataaaattacacactGCCCCTTTAAACATTCTAGCATATtctttaaacataatttaacaCTTTTGCTGCTAAATTGTGAATGGGTATGacaccacaattttttttttttttttttggcgttcTCGTTTTTCCCACCGACTCTCTGGCAAGCTCGGGGACTGGCGCACGGCCGCGGCTGGGATTTTTTAAACTCAAGTCAATGAATCCCGGGGACGCACAAGCCACCGGCGCACAGGGCGAGCGCTGAAACAGTAGCCGCGTCTCCAGAGCATGCAAGTGCAAATGCAGGTCACGCACCGCTCCTCCCCTCGCTTTCAGCCTCCTCAAAGAGCCTGGAAGCCCCCCagcctgccaaaaaaaaaaaaaaagaagaggaagaaaaaaaaaaagaggagccTCTTAACTGCTTCAGCAATGCaacctcctctctctttctctctctctctctctcaacccaTGGCTCACTTTCAGCTCGGAACCATCTGCCTCACGCTGAGCCCGGGTCCGGGTCCGATTCAGCCACTGagactgaaacagtaacatggCACATGTGCAACACAGAGTCCCCGAGCCGCAAACTCTTTAATCAAGAGAGTCACGTCAAGAGCCCGAGCTCGGTAATGAGAGACTGGCGTACGGCCCGGCTGATCAACACCACATTACTGACCCGGAGCTGAGAATTACTCCACGCTCACGGGTGGGGTTTCCCCCCCCGCTCCTTCTTcgtctccttcttctcctcatgCTGTactcctttttttaaatggaagacGGATTCGCTGAACTCCGCAACGAGACGAAACGAACAATACAAAGAGCTGAAACTTATCTCTATGCTTTAACGCTATATAACTCTTCAAATCTCACCCTCACGTACGTTTATTGGTTACAGTCTCTTATTCGGTCACATCTAGTCCAACATCTACAGCTCAAgaaatttttttctctctcaatgtTTCACATGGAAgaaagtaacaacaacaacaacaacaacaacaacacggtCTCTGTGTTACAGGTTACAGCTACACGTTACACGTAACAGGCGATTAACCTCCACCAACCTGCGCAGTTTCACCCTAGTTACTGATTCATTTgttgtagttactgaataacaacaacaacaacaacaacaataataataataatatgctttaaaccGAATAACTCCAGGATAATACAACAGGAGGGTTAAAGCAGCTtatcatatataaaaaatccTATTCAGAAAAACAACTAAATCAAGCATATGAGGGATAGACATGAGAAATATGACACTTATTAACCTGTAGTAGTTACTGGATGCTCTGCTCTGAATAATAAACCAGGTGATTAAAGGGTTAAAGCACTGGGGAAGGAAGAAAATAAGACAAATTtgaaataatgataattaagGAACAGAGGAGACCAGAACGGAAATCCTAAAATTACAGAATCCACTTTATACATCATTACTCTgtctacataataataataataataataataataataataataatgcatttattattattgttattattattattattattattattattattataacactaTAATAAATGTGgcatgtttatatatgtgtatgtatatgtaatttagatttgtaaatataaattttattataaagactatgaaaataaatagaatgcaaatataaaaataaggcATATTtgcattacaaataaataaactgtatgtAAATTATAGTACATAGTAATATTAATACTGCTACTgatactgataataataataataataatagttggtTTTtgcagatattattattattattgctaaacAGATATATTTGAAATACTTATTTTGTATGAAATAATTGTACATTATTCTGTAAATAATCCCCACCTTCCCCTCCAGCTGCACTCGTCGCTGGAGTACTGTCCTACAGCGGGGTGCCACAGCGCGACAGCCGACAGGAAGTGCGCCACCAGCGGCCACAGCATTATGGACGCACCGCCGATCCCTGCGCCGACTGGCCGACTCGCCTTCTGCTGCTTTCTCACACACAGTGAAGGAATCCGTGCGCCATGAATCCCGCTACATCGCGCTCAGTATCCGTCAACGAGTCGCTTTTGGATGCACCGAGACAGCCGTGACGCGGCGGTGTCTCCCGACTCCTGGACCCGGTgagtgtccctctctctccccggCTCTCCGTTACTCCATGTCGGTGTGAGCGGGTACGCTGTCCTGCTGCCTGTCCTCGCGCCGAGCTCGATTACTTCAGCTCGCATTCCACACCGCGCGAGGCACTCAATTTACTcagagccccgcccccttctGCACGGCGCGCGCCTGCACATGCGCACTCAcataatgcagttttttttggtgtgcaaactttattattattattattattattattattattattatatatctatatagctatatatatatatagatatataataactaaataataataatattaagaagaacaagaagcagaaatatcaaaatatatatatatatatatatatatgtatattgtgtgtaaatgtttgtgaaccctgAGCCTGAATCAAAAGGCAGGAGGCTTCATGACTCGGCTAGCAATATGTAATTATGTAATGTACACGCTAACTTTTGCTAGCACTAGAAAATAGGATAAAGCCGTTCCTCATCTACTGTAGCTGCCTCGTTTgtctcactgacacacactgttCAACTTCCTTATGAAATAAccagaaatatattttattttcattgtttgaTAAATCTAGCTAATAAGAATTAGCTTGCTAGTGAGTGAGCCCGCTAGTGTTGGATTAGGATAGCTAACTGATGTTATTACTGGAATAGCTAAATGTAAGTAGCTAACTAGCgaaaagctagctagcttagtaGTTATGTagtatagttttataaaatgaAGTAATAACTGAGGAACTAGTACTGCAGTTGctaaacattattaacattattattattataaacattatcTACGGAAccgtgatagatagatagattgacggatagatagacagatagagtgcACACCACTGCTACTCCCAGAGTTctaagcaaggaataaaacactgttaacAGTAAAATAATGAATCACATCCTGAAATTTTATTCTTCTAATACCACTGAagtttaccaacaattacaactTGTAATTTATTACTAAATGCCAtgccgtgtttttttttatccatttgtagttacattttatgttctCTTGaagtttaaaacacaaacaaaaaaacaaacaaaccaaaaaacaacacagcttgTCAGGTTACTTAGAAACCGCAAAGCGTCCTGAAGACGGAAAACCTAAAGTATCAGCTTCACTCCTCGacattacaaagcgctgacactggagactccttccaaaaatgctaaatatacaTCGTGATCAAATCCATTTTTTATCATTAGGGTTCGATCCCCTGGGGCGTCTGCTGTACTAGTCCCTGtggatgagctgttgctatggaaacgataaggTATAAGAACAACCGCTGTAGTACTGTCggtgctgctgttatagtaacttcagaccaatcagaatccagaatccgACAGCGCTAACCATCAGCAGGAGCCGGGACGGGGCTGAGCACTGAGGAAAAAGCTCCACCTGTGTTCCATCATGCCGGGGATCTGTTTATTATCCTCCATCTTTCTTAAGGTCTGTGTTTGAGTGTTTCTTGGCAGTGTCGTATGGACGAGAGCCAACAAAGAAACAGCTTTCAGgtgtttgtcttgttttgttttgggttttttttttcttttcttcctaaATGTGGCCAGAAGAAACCTGTTAGACAGGAGAAACTTGAGATATGTAAAAACGTTAGTGCTGCGTATGTACATAAGAGCTGGAAGTGTGAGTCAGCACATGtgacagcatgtgtgtgtgtgtgtgtgtgtgtgtgtgtgtgtgtgtgcacga
The sequence above is drawn from the Ictalurus furcatus strain D&B chromosome 24, Billie_1.0, whole genome shotgun sequence genome and encodes:
- the metrnla gene encoding meteorin-like protein isoform X1, whose translation is MLWPLVAHFLSAVALWHPAVGQYSSDECSWRGSGLTHEGHARDVEQVYLRCSQGSLEWLYPTGAIIVNLRPNVASPAAAHLSVCIKPSRESSGTHVYLERMGKLRLLLREAQQAEGKVHCFGIHEGALFIEAVPQRDISRRITAFQYELVNHRPGADSQSLIAPCQPCTDAELLLSVCTSDFVGRGSILGVEEEEDETSVGVGLSRVYRQKSEVFVKTGGRVKMWTGKLLMPHECGVKPGEGEFLFTGTVRFGQAWLGCAPRYTDFLRTYQEAETQGTNPCHVDTN
- the metrnla gene encoding meteorin-like protein isoform X2 produces the protein MLWPLVAHFLSAVALWHPAVGQYSSDECSWRGSGLTHEGHARDVEQVYLRCSQGSLEWLYPTGAIIVNLRPNVASPAAAHLSVCIKPSRESSGTHVYLERMGKLRLLLREAQQAEGKVHCFGIHEGALFIEAVPQRDISRRITAFQYELVNHRPGADSQSLIAPCQPCTDAELLLSVCTSDFAVCQELQELVFTKERRITFIRFELRLTSRNVRETRYRLRSSGRSFTFS